ATTAGAACATTATTAAAAACGTGATTCGTTTACGATTGTGTAAAGTGGCGCACATAATGCCACATGCCATCATGTCAaagtagtaaaattaaaaatggcaTAGCACGAGGTTTGGCGTGGGCGGGTCCTCGGGCTGTTCACGAGTGAAATTCTGTGTTAACAGTTATACCGTGGTCGCAGTGCATGAAAGTGGAAAAGAGATCCGGGTTTACTTAACCGGTAATTTTGGATACTTAAaacaggggcctattgcataacaatttacaactcatattacaagcggtagtccccctccaattcattttataagaaagagagttccacttgtaatacaagttgtaaattgttatgcaataggccccaggtAATTTTCTAATAAATGTATCTGAATTTGTAAGAACTAAATTGAATATCGCGACGTTTACAATAAAAAGGCCATTGTCGGTTGTCGATAAGATCGAATTCATGTTGAAATGATTATGGAAATAGCGATAACccggcgaccttcaaatcaagggtgaacaggcatcttctgggcgagctcactccatcgtaggccacgtctttgcctttggctagtctgtggtcaagtgTAAGCTCATTCATCATTTTTAAGAAATTGACAACCGAcgtcatttattattttgtttgtaattGAATTAACATAAATGCACAGCGCTTCcaccacaaatatttttctccACATTATTCGACCGTATAAATGTTGTACGATAAGAAAGCCCTCAGAGCCGGCCGCACCGGGCGCGTGCTCGTGTACTGACAGCGCGGAGCTCGGGCGGCGCGGCAGCGAGTCGCGCAGCGCCGCGCACGCGCTGCACTCGCCGTCGCCGCGTCTGGACACACACGCCTCCTTATATACTAACGTCAATCTTACGAGTAAAGGGCGTTTAACCGCCCGACTCAAAATAAATTccatatcaaaaaaaatatatatacctattgTTTCCAAATATCAAAAACACGGCTCTGGGGTCAGGTCTAGATAAGTTAGCTGCGATTTTGATTGATTCTGGCAGCGTTGTGTTAACGTAATAATTTTGACTGAAAACAACATTTGCACCGGCGAGCTTATGTTATGACGATCGTTGCCAACTTATATTGGACTGACTCTACTTTCGTTTATTGTATCGCTATTGGTAGtgtaatccatactaacataatattataatgtgtgagtctgtttgtttgtccgtctttcacgacaaaacggagcaacgaattgacgtgattttttaagtggagatggagtggcataggctacttttcgtctctttctaatccccccacttccctaaaaacGGGGGGAGGAAGTTTTTATTGAGCATTACGCAATCTTTAAATTTAACACGAGACAAGCCGTTGGTAAAAGTTAGTaagttataatttaaaaaaaaactaaaaaaacacGCTTTAATAGCAATCAAACTAAAAACGTAACCGTCAAACTTCATTACAACACTTCTCTAAGAAatccaaaaacagctatgacacgatgttccatTATGAAGTTcaagttcatatcttccggctccatcatcagatcaatTTGACAATATCATAtcattgtattgtcatcagaactacatacagctgccaattatcattactctacgatccttggaagatggttaaattagttaccttagattccattacgtATGTAGTTAGTTTCATACAGGTTGACCTAATAAAATCCTGTTAGAAATAGCCGCTACGAGTACTCATGTCATGTCTGATGacgaatcacattttttttcgaaACATGTCTCAAATAGCGATACGAATAAGCGTAAGTAAGAACCGTGTTTTCAATACTATCACGAAAGATTAACTTTCTATACTACATAAGGATCGATATGTCAGATAGTCCTTTCCTCtatattctttaaaaaaaaaggagtCAACCTAGAGTCAAAGAATATAACTGTCAGTGCGCagtaaaaataactttaagAATTTTATTGCAGAATGACAGATGCCGATTTGCGGAAAGACAATGTCCATATCTCCCAAGTGTTCGATGATGTGGTATAACTCCAAAGCCAACACAAAGATATTTGCGATTGTTATACCATAATTTGTAATTTGCATATtatattttaccaataaaacCGATATCAAATACCGATATGTAACAAGTTTATAACACAATCCGGTACGCAATACTAAAAGGAATTTGAGCAAAACTAAATATTCACATTTGTATTTAAAAGATTTACACATAGTAATAGATCATTATACCTGAAGAACTTAAAGCTAAACAAATTATTACCACAAAACCCTTTAaacgaaacaaaaaaaaaacaggtaaAAAAGAGACAGAATAAAAACCAAAACATAAGAAAGAGAAGCAGATAGTCCCGCTCGTGCCCTCAACCTAGTTAGTACGCTCGGACGTTACAGGAATGGAGGGAGGATGGTCTGGGTGACTAGCCAAGGTGACAATCACTTGCGctgggcactggtcccaccaaaagcgagtaagcgatgagctatcggcgataGGAACAAACAAAAGACAgacgctcccgtgtaaataaaacagAGAGCGGGCGATTTATaagttcatcgctcggcgacgaactaaCTAGCTCGCGCTATAATATTATCGTGCCTCTTTCacttacacgggagcgactatcttttgtccgTTTTATCGCCGATAACGCATCACTTACTCGCGATGTGTGGACCAGTGCCCTACGGTAAGGAAACGCTATGTGTCTGTATCGCTCTTACATATTAGTGCAATAGTGACAATAGCGTATAGTTCGTAACACAGCGTAAACGATTGACACGTTGGCTACACACCTGTTGTGGCTCGGCCGTGGTCTGTTCAGTTTTGTTTGTTTAAGCATGAAAGATAAATAGTACATCATGAATAACTTACACAAATGTAAAATTTCATAGGAAAAAAGGttttataaagaaaaaaaaaacagttactaTTCTATTCGTACCGTTTTTATACAATACCGGTTTTAGTACAAGTaaacgttttattaaaaaaccggttttataaaataaaatatttgaataaaaacCGGTTTCCTACTGAGCACGTTTTATTGAAAACCGGTTCTTTTCTAGTTGGTATAatctatgaataaaattaaaatacaaattttcacctctatacaggatgtattttgatagcgggtcagtgagggtagctaccagatcccgtgctgcTACGCGAAAATGGTCTTGAGACCTTTCATCTGTTTCTAATTGATGAAGATTGGCgtttattttggaaaaaaacatacaggaaAAAGGTCAGTTTTTTTATGCCAAACGATCCATCCCATTCTTATCAAGGatcaaaagtttgtatggaatcAAAAAAATTCCGGCTAGAAAATACACAAATCGAGAAAAACtattcccatacaatttttacctattcgttttcattcaaaaaCGAAAAGTATggttttccaaaatctgtaaacgccaattTTCATAAATTAGAAATCAAAGGAATGTCTTCTAAGACCATTTTTGAGTGGCAGCAAGGGATCTGGTAGCTGTTAGATACCTTTACTGACCCGCTGTCAAAATACAGCCTGTATATGTATATAGCCAGGTATACGTGAGAAAGATTGATAGTTATTCTTATTGAAACTGTTCTAAGACTAGACGTGAACTAAAACGGACAAGCACGAACAGACTTGCGACCGTGCCACCCGGCCACACTCGGGAGCAAAGCAAGCCACACAGGACGCACTAACCTCGGGTCCGTGTAGCTGTGTCTCAGCACCTCGCCGCGCCGCCGCTCCGACGCGTAGTGACACCTCTGTATCACCGACACCTTCGCCTCTTTCGGCGTCGATGTGAACACCTCCTTGTCCACGTCTTTGTTGGATAAACTCTTGAAGCGGTTGCGGACGTCTATAGATACTCCGTCTGTTTCTGGGTCAGATGTGATGCTGTAGAACTCGTCCTCTATGCACCCTGAGAGTCTGTTAGCGTCGGAGACTAGTGAACTCTTTCTGTGGGCTAGGGGTGTCAGGAATGGGAAGTTGTTGAAGAGCTCCTCGTTGCGCTTGTTCCTCTCTATGAGAGCGGGGATCGTGTTTAAAGATTTCTGCTTGAATATTTGGAAGTTCGTTAAGGGTTGGACGGCGTTGCTTATCATTGTTGCGGCGGCCTTCTTTTTCTTATCGAAGTAGGTGGGCATGGCGAAGTGTTGGTTGTTCTCGTTGGTGAGGGTTGTGTCTGGTGTTCTGTAGTCCTCCGTGGGGGGCGACTGTATGGCGTGGCGGATGACGTCGGGCGGGCCGGTGAGCGTGGTGTTGGGCGTGAGGTACACGTCCGAGTTGTCGGACGAGACCGACTTCTCGAGCAGCAGCTTCGTTAGCGTTTGCGCTCGCCCTGTGTGCTTGCACAAGCGACTGCGGGTGAGGGGACGAGAGAGGAACatcaaaaatctaaattaataAGCTGACAACGTCGGTTAGTGACTCGTGTTGAGCGGGCACGGAGTGCGAACACGTTAGCGGACACACAGCGCACGGAATGGCTTCGTGGGTTAGACTTCAAACATATAACTTATGAAACGAAATATTTTTTGGAACTTAAAGCTTCTTATGCTGACGACATCACATTGCGTTCGCTGTGTGACCTCGCAACATAAGATCCTAGGCCGATACTATAACTTTTCCGATCTTGATTACGACTTTTGATTATAAGGAAAGACTGAGTAGTAGGTAAGTTACCAAATGAAATGTAGAGTATCGGCCAAAGGATATTATAAAATGTTCACATAAAAAAGGTagcaataaaaataagtaaaaaaaaattaaaaaacaataaagagtataaaaaataaaaatgaaaaccaCCCCAAAAATAACACAATTTTTAACACCCTCATATCCATTTTCCAGCCAATGAAGAATagaaaaattacaaatgtttttttttctaatatcaATTAAAAACTTTCTTCCAAAAATAAGCATAACGGTTagcaagttttttttatacagcAGTTATATAAACCCTGAacctaatataataattttcctGATTACAATATGCAATAACATGGTCAATTAATAGATACTATTGATGCCAATACCCATTAaccagaaaaagaaaattccaCCTGTTTTAAGAGAGTTTTAATTGACTATGATTAATATGTTTTAAAGTTGTTTTATCACCCAAAAATCCTTACTTAAATTCTACCTAACCCTCTACGCAATATTACCTTTTATTACAAACAGAAAAAAGTATTCGTTACGTATTTCTGAAAAACCGGTAACACtaaaaaaaccggttaattACTACAAAAACCCAATTATATAATATAAGCAGACTGACATAGCTTTCATAGTAAACACTCAACGTAGAAGGACTATATCAACTGCAATGTTATTGTGTACTTTGGTAAGGTGTAATTATTTTTAGAGGAACTTAACAAGTacacagatgtagtgcgaaaagggtttccttcgtatttttccggaaacgtcgactgtatttgtcatgctagtacAGTCAAtatcagtacatcttgtactgacactgactgaaatagcatgacacgttcgtacgtttccgtaacaatacgaaggcaaatcttttcgcactacatctgtagcaaCTATGTGTAGCATTTTCCGTGGCACGTTATGTCATCGGCGGCGGGGTTGGTATTCCGTACACCCCGGGCGTGAGCATACCTGTTGTGGTGTGGGCGCGCGTCCGCCGAGTCGCCCTCGGAGCTTTGTCGCGAGTGCGCGGACGCTGCGGACACGGAGCTGCCGTAGCCTGACGCCTGAAAGATAAACGTAAGTAGTTAGTacgtttttatattatttgttgaaTAAGATATTATACATGCCTATACAAGTTATACATGTAAGGCCCTCATGCACGCTCATATTCGGCGTGCagggggcggggcgtgcggcgtgcatgtcaaacaattgaagatcATACAAGTGTCCGGAGTCCACGCTGCATAGCGTGCGCTTTCGCTGCACACCGTGCCGACCGGGCGTCCACTAAGGCCTTACACTAATAGAACGCGAGCAAGGAACAAGTTTCCGTGACCAATCGCCTCCCGGACGAAAACTTGTAAAGTGGTTAAGGGCAATGGGTAATCCTCGTGGATCGTTAGTGACTTGAAAACTGGCAATCACCGAAATATATAAAAACGAACCGTCTCAGTCATCGCCTCCCGTTCGTAACATTCTCAAATGATAGTTTAGATGCTATTATAAACGTAGAAAACGTTAGCCGGTCGTATCGCGGTAGAAAAATCGTCAGCTAGTACACGTGATGCAAGGGATTGCCTGCGACCAAGTGAAAGAGATCCATTGACTCTCTCCCACTTAATAGACACTTAATGGATGGAGGTCTTCAGTCTTCCATGGCGATACATTTTGCTGTATGACTCTCATAATTAATTACGCtcgcccttatcccagtcacttggtgTGGGCGCAgtatgtcttcctcttccatacatctctatcgTCCGTTACTTTTGTTTGATATcatctcacacagtccatccaccacATAAATATGATTGTATGTTCAAGATAGCAAGGCTTACTTTGCTGCTGGTGTCTCCCGAAGTGTTGGAAGAGTTGCGCGAGTGTGTGTGCTGCTGCAGGCAGTTGGCGCACGACGCGGCAGTTAGCGTTCCCGCTCCTGGAATTATATGACAATCGAACGTTTAGGTAAACAATATTTACACTTTCGCAACGAAGAACCCGCCTGGAGGGCACTCgtaaactttgctcagatgccggagaacccgATGAGCGCGTTGTCGGTTTAGTACCGTTTGGTAGCCAACAtttcgtaaccggctacaaaccgggaatctcgattcccattttgtaaccagttacgtattgggccaaagtagtaccgtttggtaactaagttttgtaactggctACAAAATGAGTATCaagattcccggtttgtagccggttacgtatTGGGCCAGTGTGGTACCGTTtgataactaagttttgtaactAGCTACAGAACGAGAATACAAAATTCCCTGTTTGTAGCTGGTTACGTATCGGGCCCGAGTTACTGATCGGAGTTTCTACCAAATCGAAGCTAGGACGGTGTACATACGGACAGAGCGAAACTTTTAAGGGCTCCTAGTCAACCTAGTTTCCAACGGAACCCTTAAAAATTACAGTTACAATACGCGATATTTTTTCCCGTttggaagctggttaccaaccaTGGCTACGAATCGGTAATGATTTAGTCTCATTTTTTAACCAGTTACAACACCGGTTCTGTCCTGATCGGGCGATTTAGGCTCCTTTATTCTCGTATTGCTGCGTAGCATCTATTAGGGCTGAGTACAACTTGGTGGCCCTTTGCTTGTGCTACtatataatacctacctacagatTATAAGGTAACTGACCTTAAATGTTGAATGGGTTGTGGCAAAATAGGCTCAGATATTCAGTCTCggcgtttatttatttagatttgACTTACCTAGTATGTAATTAAATTTTGTTGAGGTATACTTATAGGTATAAATTTAGAATATTGAAAAAATATCGTGCTTGATCACatagatatttatatttatgtagacaaatatttgttaaaggatataataaagcacaataaataaatatgaataaataaataaatatataacatattcgCATGGTGACTGCTTATTCACTATTTATAAAAGAATCGCAAAGCAGCATagacaaaaaaataattgtgacaaacaaatttaagtaacaaaaattttgaaaaaacccccgacatagtggacagatttccatgaaacatggctaagaacacttccgactaactcagctttcaaacaaaaaatactaaatctaaatcggatcatccattcgggagttacgatgccacagacagacacacacacacacacacacacacagacaaacagatagacagccagacacgtcaaagttataacacccagtcgtttttgcgtcgtagGTGAACCCAAGGGGGCCCTATTCACTAATCATTCAGCCCTTTAACATACTCATCGTAGCACTTCATTGCTTTGCTTCTGTTATTGTTTGTCTAATGTCTGTGTTtgcgaataaaaaaaatattcatttaacCTTTGTGATTCGTAGTTCTAAAACTATTAAACATTTCGCGACTTCGCATGGTCTGCAATTATGTACATTCGTATACATTCGCAAAGGCATTTATAACTTTGTTAAAGCCAAAGGAAAACTTGGTGCTCAAACGTCACACGTGAAACCGAGCCGTTTATAGGAATTCGAACACCGTTCGTTACATTCGTGCCaactcttgtgaattgacctaTACCTGTACAGTTAAGAAGTTTCGAATCCCTTTGACTAGTTTTAGTGTCGACTGCAGTCAGTCGTGGATAGTAATTTGCGTTCGCTTCAGCATAGTTGGACTTCACAATTTATTGAAGTTTCAACAAGTTTGCATTTAGCTCATCAGTTTATTTAGCGCCTGGCTTAAGAAAATGTATCTTCAGTGGAAACGAGTCGTAcctcttttaaaaaataatctcTTTTATAGTGGCTAGGTCATAGGAATTTGAAATTTTAAGTAGCTCTAATGACATTTTTTTAGCCACGCGAAAGAAAGCCAAAGTGTACGCGCGAAACGTCGATTATTCTGTACAGTCTTTCAATCTCATCATAACAATTTAAGCAAGATATTAGTCGCATTCGTAGGCTCGTAACTATTAAAgacaaattaaatatgtatctaCTCACCCGGATGGTCGGTGACGTCATCAGGATCCGGTGAAGGCATTTCGCACGACGGCAGGGACGAGAGCGGCAGCGAGTGACTGCCCTCtgtaaatgagaaaaaatcaTGAGTTGGAAATGTATAAAAGCTCACTGTCCTCGAGAAAACCTCGATAGAAAGTGAAAGTGAAGCTAACGAGCATATTTGCTGCAATTAAGTGTGTTCTTGGCGTCGTATTCGTATACTTGGAAACAGCACGCCACTTGACGTATGAAGGCCCTGACGGTTGCAGAGTTCTATGTTACTGGCAGCAGCGGCGTGTGACGTCACATACACCGGAGTTACCTACGGTAGTTGGGGCGCTCGCTCGGTGAATCTGCCGAGGGTGTGGAGTGTGGAGTGTAATGGCATATTAGCCACTTTCTGTGTTTAGCAGTAACACGatggtttactgcgacataacgcatattgcttggtcaacgacaacccaaacatgtatacatatataggcacacctttatacaataaatggAATTGATTGGGATTCATTACTACCTACTACTCGTGTCTATCATATAAATACACCTCATCCCGTGACGCTGCCCATCCTCATCCATAATAACATATCTTGTTATTACAGGAGTCACTGGCAGCAGCGGCGTGTAACTTCGCAAACACCGATGTCTCCTACCGTCCTCGGTTATGGACTCACTGGCGATGGCGGTGTGTGACGTTACCAGGGACCGAGGTCACCTAACGTAGTCGGGAGCGCTTGGTGAGGCTCCCAAAGCCGCTGCTAGGCGTGGAGCAGGTGCAGTCGTCCTCAGGTGTGGAGTCACTCTGGAGTGTGACGTCACAGTCGCCGGGGTCACCTATCGTAGACGGATGTGGAGTGGAATCACTGGCAACGTGTGACGTCACAGACACATGGTCACCTACCGTAGTTGGATCGCTTGGTGAGGCTCCTGAAGCCGCTACTGGCCACCGGCCGCGGTCTGGCCCCGCTGTCTGGTGGCGACGGCGTGTGACGTCACAGACCGGTCTCACCGCTGTCACCTACCGTAGTTGGAACGCTTGGTGAGGCTCCCGAAGCCGCTGCTAGGAGTGGAAGAGGTGCAGTCGTCTTCGGGGCCGCCAGCCGCGCTCTCAGAGCCGCTGTCCGCTTTGCCGTCCACGTCTTGCTTCCGCTCGGGTCTGGACAGAAACGGATGTTGTAAGTTTTTACATTCATAGACAGGCGAAGGTATGCATTATGAACGAACAACGCTTAGAACCAGTTAACTTTTACACCGTCAAAAATGTTAACTGACGCAAGCGGCTTTAGCCTAATAtgatcgtttgtgcatttcgACAAAATTCGTACGACGCACCAGCACCATGTACAAAATTTGTGAAATTTAAGAAATTTTGCATAAtcttaaaaagttaaaatatcTTCGAAATCGGTTTAAAAATAAGGACAAATGCCAATGAAGAGTAccagagtaaaaaaaaagatggcACCGTTATAGGTGTTTACTTGCACTAAACAAAACCTCTAATGAACGTCTAAGCCGAGTGAAAACCGCCTTGGATGCTTTAAAATCGATAAATAATTATCGCCGAGTTTCAGAAGACAAAGTATCATTAAGGGTAGATTATCGCCTCTTCGCTCATTGATTCGCTATCAGcattcaacctagcgttttatTCAAAAAGCTTGCACCTACTTTAAAGTAAACGCTACCGTATTTAGGGCACATACAGTTTAAATATGGGATAAGGGAAGGAAGAGTAATTACTCTTATAGAAGCAATCTGGTAGAGTTGCGcttgctcgttcactgaaaagatcgctcccaactagtacacAATCTCACAAATGTACTAGTTCAGTGTTCAGTCTtctagtacagtcaagtgtaaaaatatgtgtgcgtccaacttatcaaaaatatgtcccatagcactttatgtcggcggaataaggtctcggtacatatttttgagcggataaaatcgatacgtaaaCTGACTTTAGTAAGGACAAACTGACTGTAGTTTCCGCGACCTTTCAGTTAATTCTAGTTCGGTCAGAGTCGGGCCAATCGGATCGCTTTATATGTAGTCTTTGTCTTGACACTCTTTCGACTTCTTGCGCCTTCATGTATAAAGAGCAGAATCATTATGGCAttgttcggtctagtacagtggagGGAATCGTGTATTTTGTACTATTACCTAGGTATATTAGTACACGTAGTACACACTACACAAGCCTATCTGGTCTTATTGGTACATTTATTAGAAACCCGCGTAATCTAGTTAGGTTCCCGCATATGCTGAGGTAGACATAATGTAATTAGACTCTCAGGGGTCTGGCAAACTAGGAGAGATTATTTATGCACATAATTATGATGAAATTAATACAActgttattacattttattttgtcaagaagtttataagttttgtATGATTCACTGTTAGTTTCATTAGATTTATTTTGACCGGGATACATATAAGCTACAggggggcaaatctcgactgggggcaaatgtaactagtccattttttccatgttttacaatgtttgcattattaaatagagtgttcaTCGGTTATactatatggtaggcgtgttcagtggatacatgtagaactcaacatcttagtgtaataatggaaaaataatttttcacctcactagctcggaaaggacttttttattctttaaaaacagatagcaaaatcgcattttatccacaagagtgcaaagaatatttgaaatccgaaagtgtcattagttacttttttaaatatattttttttgtaaaggcatgcctcagacaggacaattttctccctgtgcttaaattgtcttaacaaatcatgtgatgcgaacgtaaaaataatttcatatcgaattgtatccgactaaaaacataaaattcaaagAATTTTATAACCAGATTTTACCATAAGACACTTGAAACCGTACAAGaaattgtacttattcagaacacaccttaagtaacattgcaatctcaaaacgcgtgaaatggaacgcacccaaatatatttttcttcttgattcttaatttgaaacttttgtggtgtcggtcggtgtcggtgcatcgtggaaattgtaatgAACGCAAATttacttatttctgtgcaattatgttccagttgtttttattgcgtgtttcctcgctttagtgaggtgaaaagttatgtgttacacacggggtgcaaagttattttacctcgtatTATTGTAACAATCTCTACGCTCAGATTCTATTTTTTAACTACTCGCTttgctcaggattctattttctgaaccactcgcttcgctcgtggttcaaccatagaatccattcgcaagctcgtagttcaaccctagaatccattcgctagttcgtgttgcaattccacactctgttaaaatacaactttgctcccttgtataacaaataactatagatTTTTATCTAGCTactgatatttcgacgcaggcACAGGAAATATGCTTCTCAAGGAATAAATTGCTTAAAATTATGTGCCGTGTACGGTGCTGATTATATTAAAATCGCGCACATAAGGGCGTTGTAAAATTAATTCAATTGAATTATCTTGAAAGCATAATGATTTGATTACCAAAAGGCCTCGTGTCATCCGTGGGCGTATGTGTAACTCTCTGACGAGAGTGACGTGTTACGGACGTCATAGTCGTACAGGCGATGCGAATGCATTGGTCTCCGCAGATCATGGTCATGGTCAAGCCGCGGGTAGCCCCGCTCAAGCTGCCCACTGTCCCTCGGCTAGAGTTACACGCCCTAACTTTAACAGCGGGTCACCAGAGATTATGTTCATCTTGATCCGCACCCGTAGTATGGAGTCGTAGCCCTCGAAGGAGTTCGTGCCTTGTACCCCTAAATATTCGTAAGTTGTCCGAGTAGTGCCACTGATAAGTCTGCTATTCCTCGACTATTAGAAGAAGAAGTCTGAGGAGCGGGTCACCGGAGATTATGTTCATCTTGATCCGCACCCGCAGCACGGAGttacacggagaaaaaagtctcgtccatgatacctgaatagtgtaatctgaacgagaaaatctagtaaattctgggacaattgttcacatagtataaataactaaactagtctgtttaaatgcgttgagcttagtgaactagttatcttgtaattgctacacattaaaatagcgtgtattactagaatatttagtaatcataacacgtggaccgtacaaataaa
This genomic stretch from Leguminivora glycinivorella isolate SPB_JAAS2020 chromosome Z, LegGlyc_1.1, whole genome shotgun sequence harbors:
- the LOC125241512 gene encoding uncharacterized protein LOC125241512 isoform X1, giving the protein MAFMTKKKRYKFGVQCCLEELTEVPFVSAVLFAKVRLLDGGNFQDHSSREEVRNHAVRWNAQFSFVCKMCANANTGVLEPALMRVSVRKECKGGRSYQKLGFCDVNLAELAGAGESTRRRLLEGYDPRRRLDNSVLRVRIKMNMISGDPLFKVPERKQDVDGKADSGSESAAGGPEDDCTSSTPSSGFGSLTKRSNYEGSHSLPLSSLPSCEMPSPDPDDVTDHPGAGTLTAASCANCLQQHTHSRNSSNTSGDTSSKASGYGSSVSAASAHSRQSSEGDSADARPHHNSRLCKHTGRAQTLTKLLLEKSVSSDNSDVYLTPNTTLTGPPDVIRHAIQSPPTEDYRTPDTTLTNENNQHFAMPTYFDKKKKAAATMISNAVQPLTNFQIFKQKSLNTIPALIERNKRNEELFNNFPFLTPLAHRKSSLVSDANRLSGCIEDEFYSITSDPETDGVSIDVRNRFKSLSNKDVDKEVFTSTPKEAKVSVIQRCHYASERRRGEVLRHSYTDPRNPSSGSLTASASESGSLDRARAAYSRRKRAPQQPPAAPADDQHMVSCRVENTRVNPDSLIDELLAQTDLKHAVDDSAETSGLQLFIARDGTAELGSRQRTERRPDYQRVVIHPHERR